A window of the Xiashengella succiniciproducens genome harbors these coding sequences:
- a CDS encoding FKBP-type peptidyl-prolyl cis-trans isomerase: MKTIGYRNCIRIFLAVLLLSVSSCTSSQSRRDKSKEEDITLDKIIEYNRRMVDVEQKVIGKYVEDNKLNMQATKTGLWYILHENGKGDKIVKGQIVTLNYKISLLDGTVCYSSANDGQKVFQVGKGGVESGLEEGILMLRKGSKATFIMPPHLAHGLVGDDDRIPSRAILKYDVEVVNVGEK; this comes from the coding sequence ATGAAGACTATAGGTTATAGAAACTGTATACGCATTTTCCTGGCAGTGTTACTGCTTAGTGTATCTAGTTGCACCAGCTCGCAGAGCAGGAGGGACAAATCAAAGGAAGAAGACATCACATTGGATAAGATTATCGAGTACAACCGCCGTATGGTAGATGTAGAGCAGAAGGTAATTGGAAAGTATGTTGAGGATAATAAGCTCAATATGCAGGCAACCAAGACCGGATTGTGGTACATCTTGCATGAAAATGGAAAGGGAGATAAGATTGTCAAAGGACAGATTGTTACTCTCAATTACAAGATTAGTTTACTCGATGGTACTGTATGTTACAGTTCTGCCAATGATGGGCAAAAGGTGTTTCAGGTAGGCAAGGGGGGCGTTGAAAGCGGTCTGGAAGAAGGAATCCTGATGTTAAGAAAGGGCAGCAAAGCAACCTTTATTATGCCTCCGCATCTTGCTCATGGTCTGGTAGGTGATGATGACAGAATACCTTCAAGAGCTATCCTTAAGTATGACGTAGAGGTTGTAAATGTTGGTGAGAAATAA
- a CDS encoding DHH family phosphoesterase produces MRLKDDIMELFRNELSQLTKYFAHPQKITILPHKDPDGDAIGACLGWYNVLIAVGHDVVVISPDEVPENLRWMPGAAHIVTFSSDKGTASDRLAKSELLLLLDFNDLKRVGELANVVRTLDIPRVNIDHHPYPDTAISQVLISDTGASSTCELSFRVMKGLGYKPGIESAVCLYSGIMTDTGMLNHNSSNPGLYRIIAELLEAGIDKDSIHKELFHSNSLSRTRLMGHALGNKLQVISSGRVAYIALSAEELRMYEYKPGDTEGLVNMPLSVKGIVVSILLTERKEGFVKLSFRSRGGIAINAYSTRYFSGGGHSNAAGGEFVGSLDDAVSVICSTIGPFLDGD; encoded by the coding sequence TTGCGACTTAAGGATGATATTATGGAGCTTTTCAGGAATGAACTGTCACAACTTACCAAATATTTTGCCCACCCACAAAAAATAACGATTTTGCCTCACAAGGATCCGGACGGAGATGCAATTGGCGCATGTCTAGGCTGGTACAATGTTCTTATTGCTGTGGGGCATGATGTTGTTGTGATCAGTCCTGATGAAGTACCTGAGAATCTTAGATGGATGCCAGGTGCTGCTCATATAGTTACTTTTTCGTCAGACAAGGGAACAGCTTCCGACCGACTTGCTAAGTCAGAACTCCTGCTCTTATTGGATTTCAATGATCTTAAGCGTGTAGGTGAACTTGCCAACGTTGTGAGGACTTTGGATATTCCTCGTGTAAATATTGATCACCATCCATATCCTGATACTGCTATTTCTCAGGTGTTAATTTCTGATACCGGAGCATCATCAACCTGTGAATTAAGCTTCAGGGTTATGAAAGGGCTGGGCTACAAACCTGGAATTGAAAGTGCGGTTTGTTTGTATTCGGGTATTATGACTGATACAGGAATGCTTAATCATAATTCTTCGAATCCAGGGTTGTACCGTATAATAGCAGAACTTCTAGAAGCAGGAATTGATAAGGATAGTATTCATAAGGAATTATTTCATAGTAATTCTCTGTCCAGAACCAGGTTGATGGGGCATGCATTGGGCAACAAACTCCAGGTAATATCATCAGGTAGGGTTGCATATATAGCATTGTCGGCTGAAGAATTGAGAATGTATGAATACAAGCCGGGGGATACAGAAGGACTTGTTAATATGCCATTGTCTGTCAAAGGAATTGTAGTATCAATTCTGTTAACCGAAAGGAAAGAAGGATTTGTTAAGCTGTCTTTCAGATCAAGAGGCGGAATTGCAATTAATGCCTACTCTACACGATATTTCTCAGGTGGCGGTCATAGTAATGCAGCAGGAGGCGAGTTTGTAGGTTCTCTCGACGATGCAGTATCTGTTATTTGCTCAACGATTGGCCCATTCCTTGATGGTGATTAA
- the ndk gene encoding nucleoside-diphosphate kinase — MKGQITLTMIKPYAVKRHHVGDILAEIEHAGFSIRAMKMVQLPKEKAELFYAEHKGKPFFAALVEFMSSGPIVAALLQKENAVADFRKLIGSTDPHEAEEGTIRRKYATDKTRNAIHGSDSDESAIRESRFFFSSMEEFFCVPE; from the coding sequence ATGAAAGGACAAATCACTCTGACCATGATCAAGCCCTATGCGGTCAAAAGACACCATGTGGGCGATATCCTAGCTGAAATCGAACATGCAGGCTTTTCAATCAGAGCCATGAAAATGGTTCAGTTGCCAAAGGAAAAGGCCGAATTGTTCTATGCCGAGCACAAAGGTAAACCCTTTTTCGCTGCTCTTGTTGAATTTATGTCTTCAGGGCCAATAGTTGCAGCCTTGTTACAAAAGGAAAATGCAGTTGCTGATTTCCGTAAGCTTATCGGATCGACTGACCCGCATGAAGCCGAAGAAGGTACTATTCGTCGTAAATACGCTACAGATAAAACCCGCAACGCTATACACGGCTCTGACAGTGATGAAAGCGCAATAAGGGAAAGCAGGTTCTTCTTCAGTTCAATGGAAGAGTTCTTCTGTGTACCGGAATAA
- a CDS encoding DUF721 domain-containing protein, which yields MDNRFRDNNTKSIQEILNKILDSPELRQGVRETRVLKAWNSLLGPMAEKITKNIYIKGGVLYVSLNSSVIRNDLLMHKSKIIESLNKEAGAKVISDIVLR from the coding sequence ATGGATAATAGGTTTAGGGACAACAATACAAAATCCATTCAGGAGATCCTGAATAAGATACTTGATTCCCCGGAACTGAGGCAGGGAGTTCGTGAGACAAGGGTTTTGAAGGCCTGGAACAGCCTGCTGGGACCCATGGCCGAGAAGATTACTAAGAATATTTATATAAAAGGCGGCGTATTATACGTGAGTCTTAACTCAAGTGTAATACGCAACGACCTTTTAATGCATAAGAGCAAAATAATTGAATCCCTCAATAAAGAAGCCGGAGCAAAGGTAATCAGCGATATTGTGCTTCGTTGA
- the recF gene encoding DNA replication/repair protein RecF (All proteins in this family for which functions are known are DNA-binding proteins that assist the filamentation of RecA onto DNA for the initiation of recombination or recombinational repair.) has product MYLKHINLLNYKNLRQVELEFVPGINCFVGLNGSGKTNLLDAIYYMSFCKSYFNPVDSQLICHGEDFFMIQAAYDIRGQEEEFYAGLKRSKKKQFKRNKKEYQRLSDHIGLIPLVMISPGDEGLITDGSEHRRKFIDGVISQLSRTYLQALLRYNRCLAQRNALIKHAGSNNLGLESQLEVWDEQLAILGNAIFQERSRFIGELEPVFLRYYQYISDSRESVSIQYDSHHHKGDIREQLIKNRNRDLALGYTTKGVHRDDLELMLGDNPVRRVGSQGQKKSFVMALKLAQYEFIAGHCGAAPLLLLDDMFDKLDDLRAGKLIELMGNNIFKQVFITDTQRTRLVEIVEKAGKDYCFFNVSEGSIISDL; this is encoded by the coding sequence ATGTACCTTAAACATATCAATCTCTTAAACTACAAGAACCTGCGTCAGGTCGAACTAGAGTTCGTACCTGGCATCAACTGTTTTGTGGGTCTCAATGGTTCGGGCAAGACCAACCTATTGGATGCTATTTACTATATGTCATTTTGTAAGAGTTATTTCAATCCGGTTGACAGTCAGTTGATATGCCATGGTGAGGATTTTTTCATGATTCAGGCAGCATATGATATTAGAGGACAGGAAGAAGAGTTCTATGCCGGTCTGAAAAGAAGCAAAAAGAAACAGTTCAAGCGCAACAAGAAGGAATATCAGCGTCTTTCTGATCATATTGGTCTGATCCCGCTGGTTATGATTTCCCCGGGTGATGAAGGGCTTATAACAGATGGAAGTGAACATAGAAGGAAGTTTATTGACGGGGTAATCTCACAGCTAAGCAGAACTTACCTGCAGGCCTTGCTAAGATATAACCGCTGTCTGGCTCAGCGCAATGCTCTTATAAAGCATGCCGGAAGTAACAATCTTGGACTTGAAAGCCAACTGGAGGTTTGGGATGAACAACTTGCTATTCTAGGCAATGCAATATTTCAGGAGAGGAGCAGGTTTATCGGTGAACTGGAACCGGTTTTTCTGCGATATTACCAGTATATATCTGATTCGAGAGAAAGTGTAAGTATACAGTATGACTCACACCATCATAAGGGAGATATCAGAGAGCAATTGATCAAGAACCGGAATCGGGACCTGGCATTGGGCTATACAACTAAGGGGGTTCACAGGGATGATCTTGAATTAATGCTTGGGGATAATCCTGTCAGACGTGTGGGATCCCAAGGCCAGAAGAAATCATTTGTAATGGCACTTAAACTAGCACAATATGAATTTATTGCCGGGCACTGCGGCGCTGCGCCTCTGCTGTTGCTTGATGATATGTTTGATAAACTTGATGATCTCAGGGCAGGTAAGTTGATTGAGCTGATGGGAAATAATATCTTTAAGCAGGTTTTTATCACTGATACACAAAGGACCCGACTTGTTGAAATAGTTGAAAAAGCAGGTAAAGACTACTGTTTTTTCAATGTCAGCGAGGGAAGTATAATAAGTGATCTGTAA
- a CDS encoding tetratricopeptide repeat protein, whose translation MSKKQSSTAEQNLQQVETALGRSEQWIEDNQKSITIFVLAFIIAVGGYWGFKKLYVEPRNVDAQKAVFQAQNYFGNDDFQQALDGDGVTPGFLEIIDSYGNTKAGKLAKYYAGISYLNLGQYEEALGYLKSFKTKNPELKAVKEGAIGDCYLELGEKDQALKYYNSAIAVNDAVTTPFFLLKKGMLLEEMGNKTEALKAYTTIKEEYAESVEASQIEKYISRVSL comes from the coding sequence ATGTCAAAGAAACAGTCAAGCACAGCTGAGCAGAACCTTCAACAGGTTGAAACTGCCCTGGGCAGAAGCGAACAATGGATTGAAGACAACCAGAAAAGCATTACTATTTTCGTACTTGCCTTTATTATAGCAGTTGGCGGGTACTGGGGCTTTAAGAAATTATACGTAGAACCGCGAAATGTAGATGCTCAGAAAGCAGTCTTCCAGGCTCAGAATTATTTCGGAAATGATGACTTTCAACAAGCATTGGATGGTGACGGCGTTACACCTGGCTTCCTTGAAATCATTGATAGCTATGGCAACACCAAGGCTGGAAAGTTGGCAAAATACTATGCAGGTATCAGTTATCTGAACCTTGGACAATATGAAGAAGCCCTTGGTTACCTAAAGAGCTTTAAGACAAAGAATCCTGAACTTAAGGCAGTAAAAGAAGGTGCTATAGGTGACTGTTATCTAGAACTGGGTGAAAAGGATCAGGCACTTAAATATTACAACAGTGCAATCGCAGTTAATGATGCTGTTACAACTCCATTCTTCCTTCTGAAGAAAGGTATGCTTCTAGAAGAAATGGGCAATAAAACAGAAGCATTGAAAGCATATACCACCATTAAGGAAGAATATGCTGAAAGTGTTGAAGCTTCTCAAATCGAAAAGTATATCAGCAGAGTATCTCTGTAA
- the ribH gene encoding 6,7-dimethyl-8-ribityllumazine synthase, with amino-acid sequence MATTDLSSYDPSKVPSASEMKFGIVVSEWNPAITGALYKGAFDTLVKHGAQEANIVTMMVPGSFELTSGAKIIADTTNVDAVICLGCVIQGETPHFDFVCQGVTQGIAHLNFTYNIPFIFGVLTTMNQQQAEDRAGGKHGNKGDEAAITAIKMVDNNWRFRK; translated from the coding sequence ATGGCAACAACAGACCTTTCATCATACGATCCAAGCAAGGTCCCCTCTGCAAGTGAAATGAAATTCGGTATAGTTGTATCAGAGTGGAACCCTGCTATTACAGGAGCATTGTATAAAGGAGCCTTTGACACCCTGGTAAAACATGGTGCGCAGGAAGCTAATATTGTTACAATGATGGTTCCCGGAAGTTTTGAACTGACCTCAGGAGCGAAAATTATTGCGGATACCACCAATGTTGATGCTGTTATTTGCCTTGGTTGTGTGATTCAAGGTGAGACACCCCACTTTGACTTTGTTTGCCAGGGTGTAACCCAGGGGATAGCTCATTTAAACTTCACCTATAATATCCCCTTCATTTTTGGAGTTTTAACCACAATGAACCAGCAACAAGCTGAGGATCGTGCAGGTGGAAAGCATGGAAACAAGGGCGATGAAGCCGCAATTACGGCAATAAAAATGGTGGATAATAATTGGAGATTTAGGAAATAA